From the genome of Athene noctua unplaced genomic scaffold, bAthNoc1.hap1.1 HAP1_HAP1_scaffold_31, whole genome shotgun sequence, one region includes:
- the LOC141974138 gene encoding uncharacterized protein LOC141974138 isoform X1: MQFFPEAGVPPGRPSRLWITGRAQRMAALRALPGQGPLLNSADEMDACPARPSPRGPRARPHCAAPLAAASRTIAASLSRDSPPAAPLPQRPHASTISVTVSNAPAAAKAGLCDTAGERPTVPVKRRRVTAEMEGKYIINVPGAPRRGRRKSRNSKRPKVCRGHLSLTGWEPRRKRTRPQEGSPRGSSADWAMPWGPMGTKPPRATTTAPCSSTLASKKNSPNLPLRKALSREGPSRRKPPVRKPNRSPSPQPPSDRVAGTPPVAVRQQNRHRRRLKSAAAALWQCRSKRRVVTAPARRIKANPNFGVDRFPEAAYDKRTSCRLALEHYSNRENPTRNDCSPTHTVPADALGVAPSGGARARTRGWHQPMAAGAGRGRSSSLWPPAPSCALAAPTSRPAT; this comes from the exons ATGCAGTTTTTCCCGGaagccggggtgcccccaggccgGCCGTCGCGTTTGTGGATAACAG GAAGGGCTCAGAGGATGGCTGCCCTCCGCGCGCTCCCGGGGCAAGGACCCCTCCTGAATTCAGCTGACGAGATGGACGCTTGTCCCGCTCGCCCAAGCCCCCGCGGTCCCAGAGCTCGCCCTCACTGCGCTGCCCCCCTTGCAGCCGCCAGCCGGACGATCGCCGCCAGCCTGAGCAGAGactcgcctcccgccgccccgctcccgcagcggCCCCACGCCTCCACGATCTCCGTCACCGTCTCCAACGCACCGGCCGCCGCGAAGGCAG GATTATGCGACACGGCAGGAGAACGTCCAACGGTCCCGGTAAAACGCCGGCGGGTGACGGcggaaatggaagggaaatacatCATCAACGTGCCCGGGGCACCACGCCGAGGACGAAGAAAATCCCGCAACAGCAAGCGGCCAAAG gtctgcagaggacATCTGTCTTTGACCGGCTGGGAGCCGAGGCGAAAGCGGACACGGCCacaggagggaag CCCGCGGGGGTCTTCAGCAGACTGGGCGATGCCTTGGGGACCGATGGGGACAAAGCCACCGAGAGCGACGACGACTGCTCCGTGCTCCAGTACGCTGGCGTCCAAAAAAAACTCGCCAAACCTCCCCCTAAGGAAAGCTCTGAGCCGGGAGGGACCGTCAAGGCGAAAGCCACCAGTTCGGAAGCCAAACCGGTCCCCGTCACCGCAGCCACCCAGTGACCGGGTCGCAGGAACGCCGCCGGTAGCCGTACGGCAACAAAACCGTCACCGGCGGCGTCTAAAATCGGCGGCGGCAGCGTTGTGGCAGTGCCGGTCGAAGCGCAGGGTGGTGACGGCACCAGCACGAAGGATAAAAGCGAACCCGAATTTTGG cgttgacaggttccctgaggctgcctacgataaacgcacaagctgcaggttggctctagagcactacagcaaccgagaaaacccaacccggaacgattgcagtcccacacacacagttcccgcggatgcactgggcgtagccccctctgggggggcgagagcacgaacccgtgg gtggcatcagcccatggccgcaggagccggccgaggcaggagtagctctctctggccccccgccccctcctgcgccctggcagcaccaacgtcaaggccagcgacatga
- the LOC141974138 gene encoding uncharacterized protein LOC141974138 isoform X3 gives MQFFPEAGVPPGRPSRLWITGRAQRMAALRALPGQGPLLNSADEMDACPARPSPRGPRARPHCAAPLAAASRTIAASLSRDSPPAAPLPQRPHASTISVTVSNAPAAAKAGLCDTAGERPTVPVKRRRVTAEMEGKYIINVPGAPRRGRRKSRNSKRPKVCRGHLSLTGWEPRRKRTRPQEGSPRGSSADWAMPWGPMGTKPPRATTTAPCSSTLASKKNSPNLPLRKALSREGPSRRKPPVRKPNRSPSPQPPSDRVAGTPPVAVRQQNRHRRRLKSAAAALWQCRSKRRVVTAPARRIKANPNFGWHQPMAAGAGRGRSSSLWPPAPSCALAAPTSRPAT, from the exons ATGCAGTTTTTCCCGGaagccggggtgcccccaggccgGCCGTCGCGTTTGTGGATAACAG GAAGGGCTCAGAGGATGGCTGCCCTCCGCGCGCTCCCGGGGCAAGGACCCCTCCTGAATTCAGCTGACGAGATGGACGCTTGTCCCGCTCGCCCAAGCCCCCGCGGTCCCAGAGCTCGCCCTCACTGCGCTGCCCCCCTTGCAGCCGCCAGCCGGACGATCGCCGCCAGCCTGAGCAGAGactcgcctcccgccgccccgctcccgcagcggCCCCACGCCTCCACGATCTCCGTCACCGTCTCCAACGCACCGGCCGCCGCGAAGGCAG GATTATGCGACACGGCAGGAGAACGTCCAACGGTCCCGGTAAAACGCCGGCGGGTGACGGcggaaatggaagggaaatacatCATCAACGTGCCCGGGGCACCACGCCGAGGACGAAGAAAATCCCGCAACAGCAAGCGGCCAAAG gtctgcagaggacATCTGTCTTTGACCGGCTGGGAGCCGAGGCGAAAGCGGACACGGCCacaggagggaag CCCGCGGGGGTCTTCAGCAGACTGGGCGATGCCTTGGGGACCGATGGGGACAAAGCCACCGAGAGCGACGACGACTGCTCCGTGCTCCAGTACGCTGGCGTCCAAAAAAAACTCGCCAAACCTCCCCCTAAGGAAAGCTCTGAGCCGGGAGGGACCGTCAAGGCGAAAGCCACCAGTTCGGAAGCCAAACCGGTCCCCGTCACCGCAGCCACCCAGTGACCGGGTCGCAGGAACGCCGCCGGTAGCCGTACGGCAACAAAACCGTCACCGGCGGCGTCTAAAATCGGCGGCGGCAGCGTTGTGGCAGTGCCGGTCGAAGCGCAGGGTGGTGACGGCACCAGCACGAAGGATAAAAGCGAACCCGAATTTTGG gtggcatcagcccatggccgcaggagccggccgaggcaggagtagctctctctggccccccgccccctcctgcgccctggcagcaccaacgtcaaggccagcgacatga
- the LOC141974138 gene encoding uncharacterized protein LOC141974138 isoform X2, producing the protein MKWASERWETSSPSSDMPESCAGSRQPDDRRQPEQRLASRRPAPAAAPRLHDLRHRLQRTGRREGLCDTAGERPTVPVKRRRVTAEMEGKYIINVPGAPRRGRRKSRNSKRPKVCRGHLSLTGWEPRRKRTRPQEGSPRGSSADWAMPWGPMGTKPPRATTTAPCSSTLASKKNSPNLPLRKALSREGPSRRKPPVRKPNRSPSPQPPSDRVAGTPPVAVRQQNRHRRRLKSAAAALWQCRSKRRVVTAPARRIKANPNFGVDRFPEAAYDKRTSCRLALEHYSNRENPTRNDCSPTHTVPADALGVAPSGGARARTRGWHQPMAAGAGRGRSSSLWPPAPSCALAAPTSRPAT; encoded by the exons atgaagtgggcatcagagaggtgggagacatCGTCGCCATCCTCAGACATGCCCGAGTCGTGTGCAGGCAG CCGCCAGCCGGACGATCGCCGCCAGCCTGAGCAGAGactcgcctcccgccgccccgctcccgcagcggCCCCACGCCTCCACGATCTCCGTCACCGTCTCCAACGCACCGGCCGCCGCGAAG GATTATGCGACACGGCAGGAGAACGTCCAACGGTCCCGGTAAAACGCCGGCGGGTGACGGcggaaatggaagggaaatacatCATCAACGTGCCCGGGGCACCACGCCGAGGACGAAGAAAATCCCGCAACAGCAAGCGGCCAAAG gtctgcagaggacATCTGTCTTTGACCGGCTGGGAGCCGAGGCGAAAGCGGACACGGCCacaggagggaag CCCGCGGGGGTCTTCAGCAGACTGGGCGATGCCTTGGGGACCGATGGGGACAAAGCCACCGAGAGCGACGACGACTGCTCCGTGCTCCAGTACGCTGGCGTCCAAAAAAAACTCGCCAAACCTCCCCCTAAGGAAAGCTCTGAGCCGGGAGGGACCGTCAAGGCGAAAGCCACCAGTTCGGAAGCCAAACCGGTCCCCGTCACCGCAGCCACCCAGTGACCGGGTCGCAGGAACGCCGCCGGTAGCCGTACGGCAACAAAACCGTCACCGGCGGCGTCTAAAATCGGCGGCGGCAGCGTTGTGGCAGTGCCGGTCGAAGCGCAGGGTGGTGACGGCACCAGCACGAAGGATAAAAGCGAACCCGAATTTTGG cgttgacaggttccctgaggctgcctacgataaacgcacaagctgcaggttggctctagagcactacagcaaccgagaaaacccaacccggaacgattgcagtcccacacacacagttcccgcggatgcactgggcgtagccccctctgggggggcgagagcacgaacccgtgg gtggcatcagcccatggccgcaggagccggccgaggcaggagtagctctctctggccccccgccccctcctgcgccctggcagcaccaacgtcaaggccagcgacatga
- the LOC141974138 gene encoding uncharacterized protein C19orf47-like isoform X5 yields the protein MQFFPEAGVPPGRPSRLWITGRAQRMAALRALPGQGPLLNSADEMDACPARPSPRGPRARPHCAAPLAAASRTIAASLSRDSPPAAPLPQRPHASTISVTVSNAPAAAKAGLCDTAGERPTVPVKRRRVTAEMEGKYIINVPGAPRRGRRKSRNSKRPKLHFPGKPPKPHVLLKTAGLQRTSVFDRLGAEAKADTATGGKPAGVFSRLGDALGTDGDKATESDDDCSVLQYAGVQKKLAKPPPKESSEPGGTVKAKATSSEAKPVPVTAATQ from the exons ATGCAGTTTTTCCCGGaagccggggtgcccccaggccgGCCGTCGCGTTTGTGGATAACAG GAAGGGCTCAGAGGATGGCTGCCCTCCGCGCGCTCCCGGGGCAAGGACCCCTCCTGAATTCAGCTGACGAGATGGACGCTTGTCCCGCTCGCCCAAGCCCCCGCGGTCCCAGAGCTCGCCCTCACTGCGCTGCCCCCCTTGCAGCCGCCAGCCGGACGATCGCCGCCAGCCTGAGCAGAGactcgcctcccgccgccccgctcccgcagcggCCCCACGCCTCCACGATCTCCGTCACCGTCTCCAACGCACCGGCCGCCGCGAAGGCAG GATTATGCGACACGGCAGGAGAACGTCCAACGGTCCCGGTAAAACGCCGGCGGGTGACGGcggaaatggaagggaaatacatCATCAACGTGCCCGGGGCACCACGCCGAGGACGAAGAAAATCCCGCAACAGCAAGCGGCCAAAG CTTCATTTTCCAGGGAAACCTCCAAAACCCCACGttctcctgaaaactgcaggtctgcagaggacATCTGTCTTTGACCGGCTGGGAGCCGAGGCGAAAGCGGACACGGCCacaggagggaag CCCGCGGGGGTCTTCAGCAGACTGGGCGATGCCTTGGGGACCGATGGGGACAAAGCCACCGAGAGCGACGACGACTGCTCCGTGCTCCAGTACGCTGGCGTCCAAAAAAAACTCGCCAAACCTCCCCCTAAGGAAAGCTCTGAGCCGGGAGGGACCGTCAAGGCGAAAGCCACCAGTTCGGAAGCCAAACCGGTCCCCGTCACCGCAGCCACCCAGTGA
- the LOC141974138 gene encoding uncharacterized protein C19orf47-like isoform X4, translated as MQFFPEAGVPPGRPSRLWITGRAQRMAALRALPGQGPLLNSADEMDACPARPSPRGPRARPHCAAPLAAASRTIAASLSRDSPPAAPLPQRPHASTISVTVSNAPAAAKAGLCDTAGERPTVPVKRRRVTAEMEGKYIINVPGAPRRGRRKSRNSKRPKDGAEKPRALGADPAQLHFPGKPPKPHVLLKTAGLQRTSVFDRLGAEAKADTATGGKPAGVFSRLGDALGTDGDKATESDDDCSVLQYAGVQKKLAKPPPKESSEPGGTVKAKATSSEAKPVPVTAATQ; from the exons ATGCAGTTTTTCCCGGaagccggggtgcccccaggccgGCCGTCGCGTTTGTGGATAACAG GAAGGGCTCAGAGGATGGCTGCCCTCCGCGCGCTCCCGGGGCAAGGACCCCTCCTGAATTCAGCTGACGAGATGGACGCTTGTCCCGCTCGCCCAAGCCCCCGCGGTCCCAGAGCTCGCCCTCACTGCGCTGCCCCCCTTGCAGCCGCCAGCCGGACGATCGCCGCCAGCCTGAGCAGAGactcgcctcccgccgccccgctcccgcagcggCCCCACGCCTCCACGATCTCCGTCACCGTCTCCAACGCACCGGCCGCCGCGAAGGCAG GATTATGCGACACGGCAGGAGAACGTCCAACGGTCCCGGTAAAACGCCGGCGGGTGACGGcggaaatggaagggaaatacatCATCAACGTGCCCGGGGCACCACGCCGAGGACGAAGAAAATCCCGCAACAGCAAGCGGCCAAAG GACGGGGCTGAAAAGCCGCGAGCCCTCGGCGCTGACCCGGCACAGCTTCATTTTCCAGGGAAACCTCCAAAACCCCACGttctcctgaaaactgcaggtctgcagaggacATCTGTCTTTGACCGGCTGGGAGCCGAGGCGAAAGCGGACACGGCCacaggagggaag CCCGCGGGGGTCTTCAGCAGACTGGGCGATGCCTTGGGGACCGATGGGGACAAAGCCACCGAGAGCGACGACGACTGCTCCGTGCTCCAGTACGCTGGCGTCCAAAAAAAACTCGCCAAACCTCCCCCTAAGGAAAGCTCTGAGCCGGGAGGGACCGTCAAGGCGAAAGCCACCAGTTCGGAAGCCAAACCGGTCCCCGTCACCGCAGCCACCCAGTGA
- the LOC141974138 gene encoding uncharacterized protein C19orf47 homolog isoform X6, which produces MKWASERWETSSPSSDMPESCAGSRQPDDRRQPEQRLASRRPAPAAAPRLHDLRHRLQRTGRREGRIMRHGRRTSNGPGKTPAGDGGNGREIHHQRARGTTPRTKKIPQQQAAKGLQRTSVFDRLGAEAKADTATGGKPAGVFSRLGDALGTDGDKATESDDDCSVLQYAGVQKKLAKPPPKESSEPGGTVKAKATSSEAKPVPVTAATQ; this is translated from the exons atgaagtgggcatcagagaggtgggagacatCGTCGCCATCCTCAGACATGCCCGAGTCGTGTGCAGGCAG CCGCCAGCCGGACGATCGCCGCCAGCCTGAGCAGAGactcgcctcccgccgccccgctcccgcagcggCCCCACGCCTCCACGATCTCCGTCACCGTCTCCAACGCACCGGCCGCCGCGAAGGCAG GATTATGCGACACGGCAGGAGAACGTCCAACGGTCCCGGTAAAACGCCGGCGGGTGACGGcggaaatggaagggaaatacatCATCAACGTGCCCGGGGCACCACGCCGAGGACGAAGAAAATCCCGCAACAGCAAGCGGCCAAAG gtctgcagaggacATCTGTCTTTGACCGGCTGGGAGCCGAGGCGAAAGCGGACACGGCCacaggagggaag CCCGCGGGGGTCTTCAGCAGACTGGGCGATGCCTTGGGGACCGATGGGGACAAAGCCACCGAGAGCGACGACGACTGCTCCGTGCTCCAGTACGCTGGCGTCCAAAAAAAACTCGCCAAACCTCCCCCTAAGGAAAGCTCTGAGCCGGGAGGGACCGTCAAGGCGAAAGCCACCAGTTCGGAAGCCAAACCGGTCCCCGTCACCGCAGCCACCCAGTGA